A part of Setaria viridis chromosome 8, Setaria_viridis_v4.0, whole genome shotgun sequence genomic DNA contains:
- the LOC117866266 gene encoding dirigent protein 1-like: MASCKLYSVALLVVILAAGPATRPVSAASAHLHFYMHDVLTGPSPTAVQVLNGPRGHFGDTVVIDDVLTESASRSSSAVGRAQGHYIWASTGNPELLVTMNVVLTSGPYAGSSVTVVGRDDIGAPVRELSVVGGTGRFRMARGYVLWKTVSLDHPNAVLELDVFVDA, encoded by the coding sequence ATGGCTTCGTGCAAGCTCTACTCCGTCGCCCTGCTCGTCgtcatcctcgccgccggcccggcgACGCGGCCCGtctcggcggcgtcggcgcacCTCCACTTCTACATGCACGACGTGCTGACGGGCCCGTCGCCGACGGCGGTGCAGGTGCTGAACGGTCCCCGGGGCCACTTCGGCGACACCGTCGTGATCGACGACGTGCTGACGGAGAGCGCGTcgaggtcgtcgtcggcggTGGGGCGCGCGCAGGGGCACTACATCTGGGCGTCGACGGGGAACCCCGAGCTGCTGGTGACCATGAACGTGGTGCTCACCTCGGGACCCTACGCCGGCAGCTCCGTCACCGTCGTCGGCAGGGACGACATCGGTGCGCCGGTGAGGGAGCTGTCGGTGGTCGGCGGCACGGGGAGGTTCAGGATGGCGCGAGGGTACGTGCTGTGGAAGACCGTCAGCCTCGACCACCCCAACGCCGTGCTCGAGCTCGACGTCTTCGTCGACGCCTGA